The Benincasa hispida cultivar B227 chromosome 11, ASM972705v1, whole genome shotgun sequence genome has a segment encoding these proteins:
- the LOC120091922 gene encoding probable 2-oxoglutarate-dependent dioxygenase AOP1.2 produces the protein MDSETSLKLPSIDFSNLELGSPKWEMVKAQVKEALEEFGCFEASFDKVPLEVRKGLFEALEELFNLPLQTKLRNVSKKPFHGYVGQYPLAPLFESMGVDDSTLPEKVQSFTNILWPQGNSTFSKVIESYSQQLSELDQMVRRMVLESLGVEKYLEEHLESTNYLLRVMKYKGPQSNETQLGLHSHTDKNIVTILYQNHVEGLQVQTKDGKWINFQPSPNSFVAMIGDSLHAWTNGRLHSPYHRVMMSGGEARYSAGLFSIPKAGYIIKAPKELVDEQHPLLFNPFDHVEFLQFYYTEAGQRAQSALKTFCGAT, from the exons ATGGATAGTGAAACCTCTCTCAAGCTTCCCTCAATTGATTTTTCCAACTTAGAATTAGGGAGTCCCAAATGGGAAATGGTAAAAGCACAAGTGAAGGAAGCACTTGAGGAATTTGGTTGCTTTGAAGCCTCATTTGACAAAGTGCCTCTTGAGGTTAGGAAGGGTTTGTTTGAAGCACTTGAAGAGCTTTTCAACCTTCCTTTGCAAACCAAATtgagaaatgtttctaaaaagcCCTTCCATGGCTATGTTGGACAATACCCATTGGCTCCACTTTTTGAAAGCATGGGTGTGGATGATTCCACCCTACCTGAAAAGGTCCAAAGCTTCACCAATATCTTGTGGCCTCAAGGAAATTCAACCTTTAG CAAAGTGATAGAATCCTATTCACAACAATTATCAGAACTAGACCAAATGGTGAGAAGGATGGTTTTGGAGAGTTTGGGAGTTGAGAAATACTTGGAGGAACATTTGGAATCAACAAACTATCTTCTTAGAGTAATGAAATACAAAGGCCCTCAAAGCAATGAGACACAACTTGGCCTTCATTCCCACACTGATAAGAACATTGTAACCATTTTATATCAAAATCATGTTGAAGGTTTGCAGGTACAAACCAAAGATGGCAAATGGATTAACTTTCAACCTTCCCCAAACTCATTTGTTGCAATGATTGGAGATTCCCTCCAT GCATGGACAAATGGAAGATTGCATTCTCCATATCATAGAGTGATGATGAGTGGAGGGGAAGCAAGGTACTCAGCTGGGCTATTCTCAATCCCAAAAGCAGGCTATATAATCAAAGCACCAAAAGAGCTTGTAGATGAGCAACATCCTTTGCTCTTTAACCCATTTGATCATGTTGAGTTTCTTCAGTTCTATTATACAGAAGCTGGCCAAAGAGCTCAATCTGCCCTCAAGACTTTTTGTGGTGCAACTTGA
- the LOC120091015 gene encoding dephospho-CoA kinase, with protein sequence MRIVGLTGGISSGKSTVSKLFKAHDIPIVDADLIARDVVEKGTGGWKKVVSAFGEDILLANGEIDRRKLGQIVFADPAKRKLLNQLLAPYISSGILWKIVKLWMKGYKVIVLDIPLLFEAKMDRWTKPTIVVWVDPETQLQRLVARDGQSDEDAQSRINAQMALDLKRDKADIVIDNTGSLDDLNERFREVLSEVTKPLSWTEFMLSGQGALSTLVIVIISVVTCTKIYYSGV encoded by the exons ATGAGAATAGTAGGTCTGACTGGTGGGATTTCCTCGGGGAAGAGCACTGTGTCCAAACTCTTCAAGGCCCACGACATTCCTATAGTTGATGCTGACCTCATAGCTCGT GATGTGGTAGAGAAAGGAACTGGTGGCTGGAAGAAGGTTGTTTCAGCTTTCGGGGAGGACATTTTACTAGCTAATGGTGAAATTGATAGGCGAAAACTGGGACAAATTGTTTTTGCTGATCCTGCAAAGCGGAAACTTCTAAATCA ATTATTGGCTCCTTACATATCCTCTGGAATCTTGTGGAAGATTGTGAAGTTATGGATGAAAGGTTACAAGGTTATAGTACTCGATATCCCCTTATTATTTGAAGCCAAGATGGATAGATGGACAAAACCAACAATTGTTGTATGGGTGGATCCTGAAACGCAGCTTCAACGACTCGTTGCAAGAGATGGACAGAGCGACGAAGATGCTCAGAGCAGAATAAATGCTCAAATGGCATTGGACCTTAAAAGGGATAAGGCAGACATTGTGATTGACAACACTGGATCTCTCGATGACTTGAACGAACGGTTTCGGGAAGTGCTATCTGAGGTTACAAAACCCTTGTCCTGGACTGAGTTCATGCTTTCCGGACAAGGAGCGTTGTCAACTCTGGTTATTGTCATCATCAGTGTTGTCACTTGCACAAAAATTTACTACAGTGGAGTTTAG